One Nocardia iowensis DNA window includes the following coding sequences:
- a CDS encoding LysR family transcriptional regulator, with product MSLRQFEYALAVAEAGSVTAAAELLHVAQPSMSQQIRNLERELGVTLFARTPAGLVPTVVGRAFLREAQVAVSAARRARATARGGAEELVGELVVAAQMGFGTRQLPVVLSALRRRFPRLEVTVFEEPSSAELERLCRQGVLDLALMAACDRGPADAKHLGYEEFAVVLSAGHRLLDSERVELCELERESWVRFDRDSALDGVLTGVLRDNKLTPTTAARVSQTVTAVRWAAYGLGVTLVPASVVPHGYEHLARPVVPAVSQPVVAVVRHDAGPAEAALLELLREESWHKPAQSWVTPPSATNSVPAA from the coding sequence ATGAGCCTTCGTCAGTTCGAGTACGCGCTGGCCGTGGCCGAAGCGGGATCGGTGACGGCTGCGGCGGAGTTGCTGCATGTCGCTCAACCGTCGATGTCGCAGCAGATCCGCAACCTGGAGCGGGAATTGGGCGTGACGCTGTTCGCGCGGACACCGGCCGGACTGGTGCCCACCGTGGTGGGTCGTGCGTTCCTGCGGGAAGCGCAGGTAGCGGTGAGTGCGGCGCGGCGGGCGCGAGCGACGGCGCGAGGCGGTGCCGAGGAGCTGGTGGGGGAGTTGGTGGTCGCGGCACAGATGGGCTTCGGTACTCGGCAGCTGCCGGTCGTGCTGAGCGCGCTGCGCCGCCGCTTTCCGCGCCTGGAGGTCACTGTCTTCGAGGAGCCGAGTTCAGCCGAGCTGGAGCGGCTGTGTCGCCAGGGCGTGCTGGATCTCGCTTTGATGGCGGCCTGTGATCGTGGCCCCGCCGACGCCAAGCACCTCGGCTACGAAGAGTTTGCCGTGGTGCTGAGCGCCGGGCATCGGCTGCTCGACTCGGAGCGGGTTGAGCTGTGCGAGCTGGAGCGGGAATCGTGGGTGCGGTTCGACCGCGACAGCGCGCTCGACGGTGTGCTGACCGGCGTGCTGCGCGACAACAAGCTGACTCCGACCACGGCCGCCCGTGTGTCCCAGACGGTGACGGCCGTGCGCTGGGCCGCGTACGGACTGGGAGTGACGCTCGTCCCGGCCTCCGTGGTGCCCCACGGTTACGAGCACCTCGCTCGCCCGGTGGTCCCGGCCGTGTCCCAGCCCGTCGTCGCCGTGGTCCGCCACGACGCGGGTCCGGCGGAGGCGGCCCTGCTCGAACTCCTGCGTGAGGAGAGCTGGCACAAGCCCGCTCAGAGCTGGGTGACACCTCCGTCCGCAACGAACTCGGTGCCTGCCGCGTAA
- a CDS encoding ATP-binding domain-containing protein: MSNFDYAAELSIEREYVAFLYGELDAVRQQAVGRLSAELRDTAAASPEERWRREVAVGALRGQVSRYRAAENGLCFGRLDHGAATTYIGRIGLFDEAHDYEPYLLDWRAPAARPFYTATAARAEGVARRRHLRARGREIIGFHDDVLDLAAAGADTDAALLAALAAPRARTMRDIVATIQAEQDEIIRLPHAGIVVIEGGPGTGKTAVALHRVAYLLYSRREQLSRHGVLMIGPNPVFLDFIGAVLPSLGETDVVFATPGELMPGVRTALEDAPEVKRVKGSRAMVDVLTAAIADRQELPGDPIEVELSDVTIDIDAEVVRDARKAARASGLRHNDARRVFCSGLLDGLAERAVDKIGAGWLSARDTGIRAELAADARAELAEHGVVRAAMGRLWPPLTPQRLLADLFGSRARLAAVPLTDADRALLWRKGAAAWTISDAPLLDEAAELLGVVHTGARADDRRERIDYARGVLDILDTDDDPDVLRAVDVIDATGLAERHAERDHRTLAERAAADREWTYGHVVVDEAQELSEMDWRVIMRRCPGKSMTIVGDRAQRRSPAGARTWADVLDCYVPNRWAYRTLTINYRTPGEIMDLAARVLAEVDPAAMPPKSVRRTGIQPIAVHVAEALPVAVDELVRTATLATGSLAVIAPDDIELNPELTVLNPAAAKGLEFDVVILVEPQVILESPCGAADLYVALTRATQRLYLLHSEPLPTPLTEVRS, encoded by the coding sequence TTGTCAAATTTTGACTATGCGGCGGAATTATCGATCGAGCGCGAATACGTCGCATTTCTGTACGGGGAATTGGATGCGGTCCGGCAACAAGCGGTGGGCCGGCTCTCCGCCGAGCTGCGGGACACCGCCGCGGCGAGTCCGGAGGAGCGGTGGCGGCGTGAGGTGGCGGTCGGCGCGCTGCGTGGCCAGGTGAGCCGGTATCGCGCGGCCGAGAACGGACTGTGTTTCGGGCGGTTGGATCATGGCGCGGCGACCACCTATATCGGGCGAATCGGGCTGTTCGACGAGGCGCACGACTACGAGCCGTACCTGCTGGACTGGCGGGCGCCCGCGGCGCGGCCGTTCTACACCGCGACGGCCGCCCGTGCCGAAGGGGTGGCGCGGCGGCGGCATCTGCGCGCCCGCGGCCGGGAGATCATCGGATTTCACGACGACGTGCTCGATCTCGCTGCCGCCGGGGCCGATACCGACGCGGCGCTGCTCGCGGCATTGGCCGCGCCGCGCGCGCGGACGATGCGGGATATCGTCGCCACGATCCAGGCCGAACAGGACGAGATCATCCGGCTGCCGCATGCGGGGATCGTGGTGATCGAGGGCGGACCAGGCACCGGTAAGACCGCCGTCGCGCTGCACCGCGTCGCGTATCTGCTCTACTCCCGGCGGGAGCAGCTGTCGCGGCACGGTGTGCTGATGATCGGGCCCAACCCGGTATTCCTCGACTTCATCGGCGCCGTCCTGCCGTCGCTGGGGGAGACCGACGTCGTCTTCGCCACGCCCGGCGAGCTGATGCCGGGCGTCCGCACGGCGCTGGAAGATGCGCCGGAGGTCAAGCGGGTCAAGGGAAGTCGCGCCATGGTCGACGTGCTGACGGCGGCAATCGCGGATCGTCAGGAGCTGCCCGGCGATCCGATCGAGGTCGAATTGAGCGATGTCACCATCGATATCGATGCCGAGGTGGTTCGCGATGCGCGAAAAGCAGCCCGCGCTAGCGGATTACGGCACAACGATGCCCGTCGAGTCTTCTGTTCCGGACTGCTCGACGGGCTCGCCGAGCGTGCGGTGGACAAGATCGGCGCGGGGTGGCTGAGCGCGCGCGATACCGGTATTCGCGCCGAACTGGCGGCTGACGCGCGCGCCGAACTGGCCGAGCACGGGGTGGTGCGTGCGGCGATGGGTAGGCTGTGGCCGCCGTTGACCCCGCAGCGGTTGCTCGCCGACCTGTTCGGCTCGCGTGCGCGCCTCGCCGCGGTACCGCTGACCGATGCGGACCGGGCGCTGCTGTGGCGTAAAGGCGCTGCGGCATGGACGATTTCGGATGCCCCCCTGCTCGACGAGGCCGCCGAACTGCTCGGCGTCGTGCACACCGGCGCGCGGGCGGATGATCGGCGCGAACGCATCGACTATGCGCGGGGAGTGCTCGACATTCTCGACACCGACGACGATCCGGACGTGCTGCGCGCCGTCGACGTCATCGATGCCACCGGGCTGGCCGAGCGGCATGCCGAGCGGGACCATCGGACGCTGGCCGAGCGCGCCGCGGCCGATCGCGAATGGACCTACGGCCACGTCGTGGTGGACGAGGCCCAGGAACTGTCCGAAATGGATTGGCGGGTCATCATGCGCCGCTGCCCCGGCAAATCCATGACCATCGTCGGCGATCGTGCCCAGCGGCGCTCCCCGGCGGGCGCACGAACCTGGGCCGACGTGCTCGACTGCTACGTCCCCAACCGCTGGGCGTACCGCACCCTCACCATCAACTACCGCACCCCCGGCGAGATCATGGACCTCGCGGCTCGGGTCCTTGCCGAGGTAGATCCCGCGGCGATGCCGCCGAAGTCAGTGCGCCGCACCGGAATTCAACCGATCGCGGTCCATGTGGCCGAAGCATTGCCCGTCGCCGTCGACGAACTGGTGCGTACCGCGACCCTCGCCACCGGCTCCCTCGCCGTCATCGCACCGGACGATATCGAACTGAATCCTGAACTCACCGTACTGAATCCGGCCGCCGCGAAGGGGCTGGAATTCGATGTCGTAATCCTGGTCGAACCCCAGGTCATCCTCGAATCACCCTGCGGCGCCGCAGATCTCTACGTCGCACTGACCCGAGCCACCCAGCGCCTGTACCTTCTCCACTCCGAACCCCTCCCCACCCCGCTGACGGAGGTGCGGTCTTGA
- a CDS encoding VOC family protein — protein sequence MPVRLDLVAITLDCADPEEMAEFYHQATGFELHPKSGSNFAGLNRPDGLFLGFQRVDDYRAPQWPAQIVPQQIHLDFKVDDLDRAEALLLELGATKPEHQPAGDRARVLMDPAGHPFCLTLD from the coding sequence ATGCCCGTACGGTTGGACCTGGTGGCGATTACGCTGGACTGTGCCGATCCGGAGGAGATGGCCGAGTTTTATCATCAGGCCACCGGTTTCGAGTTGCATCCCAAGTCTGGCAGCAACTTCGCTGGTCTGAATCGTCCGGACGGGCTGTTTCTCGGTTTCCAGCGAGTAGACGACTATCGGGCGCCGCAGTGGCCCGCTCAAATCGTTCCACAGCAGATCCACCTCGACTTCAAAGTTGACGATCTCGACCGGGCGGAGGCGCTGCTATTGGAGTTGGGCGCGACCAAGCCGGAGCACCAGCCGGCGGGCGACCGGGCACGCGTCCTCATGGACCCCGCCGGGCATCCGTTCTGCCTGACCCTTGACTGA
- a CDS encoding DUF2332 domain-containing protein, whose product MDTAERYERFADHEVCGYSPSSEEWSRGIACDPELLGLINQLPADKRRPNLVLAAARFLGAEPSGYPSFKAWMIEHWDRVAEVALARLTQTNEPGRTASLLPLLAQFPGPLTLIEVGASAGLCLYPDRYSYRYDERLSVDPADGVSPVVLRCTTAGDPPLPSEVPEVVSRMGIDLNPLDVNDAGDMAWLEALVWPEQQHRLQRLRAAADIARADPPALVAGNLLDTIADVVDAANPDTTVVVFGSAVLTYLDPPSRRAFETMVRDLRCKWIANEGTGVIESLTAQLPKPPHTTRDKFVLSLNGEPMAYTGPHGQSLDWIADIETAR is encoded by the coding sequence ATGGATACCGCCGAGCGTTATGAGCGATTCGCCGACCACGAAGTCTGCGGATACTCGCCTTCCTCCGAGGAGTGGTCCCGCGGAATCGCCTGTGACCCTGAACTACTCGGCTTGATCAACCAACTCCCAGCAGACAAACGCAGGCCCAATCTTGTGTTGGCTGCGGCCCGCTTCCTCGGTGCCGAGCCGTCTGGCTACCCGAGTTTCAAAGCCTGGATGATCGAGCACTGGGACCGAGTCGCCGAGGTGGCGCTGGCTCGGTTAACACAAACGAACGAGCCGGGGAGAACAGCTAGCCTGCTGCCCCTGTTGGCTCAGTTTCCGGGGCCGTTGACGCTGATCGAGGTGGGCGCCTCGGCCGGACTCTGTCTATACCCCGACCGATACAGCTACCGCTACGACGAGCGTCTGAGCGTCGATCCAGCCGACGGGGTATCGCCGGTTGTGCTGCGCTGCACGACCGCTGGGGACCCGCCACTGCCCTCAGAAGTCCCTGAGGTCGTATCGCGCATGGGGATCGACCTGAATCCGCTCGACGTCAACGACGCGGGGGACATGGCATGGCTAGAGGCGCTGGTTTGGCCTGAACAGCAGCATCGGCTGCAGCGGCTGCGCGCGGCGGCCGACATCGCACGAGCGGACCCGCCAGCCTTGGTTGCTGGAAACCTGCTCGACACCATCGCAGATGTGGTGGACGCAGCAAACCCGGATACTACGGTCGTGGTCTTCGGCAGCGCCGTACTCACCTATTTGGACCCACCATCGCGGCGCGCCTTCGAAACGATGGTGCGCGACCTTCGATGCAAGTGGATCGCCAACGAGGGCACCGGCGTCATCGAGTCGCTCACCGCCCAACTGCCCAAGCCGCCCCACACAACTCGAGACAAGTTCGTTCTCAGTCTTAATGGGGAACCGATGGCATACACCGGACCGCACGGCCAATCGCTGGACTGGATCGCCGACATCGAGACGGCGCGATAA
- a CDS encoding DUF6630 family protein: MFRLDGEVHVSYGQIYVESAPGGSGARMDEAFVGQNSGLCGAAVPGELFLRTGLHTGNVGFTVEVRGQAPSLDPAWEDVVEVSFYPLSEQSFLVQWAGEDSWELDLKEGLDYRVRYCAQGMDQAREKDVRLDDEPVLDRYLLQLWPAPPEPDRIVRQTSQRAARAHDYARQLPDDGFRVRAIMAQRRAYLTPEGTESFCDAESPHGIADMAVISREADLQSVREQLTSLSSYPTALPWDWTATFVVPADDRVGYIEAFLEQIGEHAFALGTVLASLESGEDYYLAFVTPTEFEQLSRLLTAHRMSAESVRDGRWTRSVSWEERAASSVIRAWAIANGHKGSAAPGAAITWSLESPEAPEEAGQDRPA; encoded by the coding sequence GTGTTCAGACTCGATGGCGAGGTGCACGTCTCCTACGGCCAGATCTATGTTGAGAGTGCCCCCGGGGGATCCGGCGCGCGCATGGACGAGGCGTTCGTCGGGCAGAACTCAGGACTGTGCGGCGCCGCGGTACCCGGCGAACTTTTCCTGAGGACCGGTTTGCACACCGGCAACGTCGGTTTCACCGTCGAAGTGCGCGGCCAGGCTCCCTCGCTGGATCCGGCATGGGAAGACGTCGTGGAGGTCTCCTTCTACCCGCTCTCGGAGCAGAGCTTCCTGGTGCAGTGGGCTGGTGAGGATTCCTGGGAACTGGACTTGAAAGAAGGGCTCGACTACCGGGTGCGGTACTGCGCTCAGGGCATGGACCAGGCACGGGAGAAGGACGTCAGGCTCGATGATGAGCCAGTACTGGACCGTTACCTCCTACAGCTCTGGCCCGCCCCGCCCGAACCGGACCGCATAGTGCGCCAGACCTCACAGAGGGCGGCCCGCGCCCACGACTATGCCCGCCAGCTACCCGATGACGGGTTCCGCGTGCGGGCCATCATGGCCCAACGACGGGCATACCTCACTCCTGAGGGCACCGAATCGTTTTGCGACGCCGAATCTCCACACGGAATAGCGGATATGGCCGTCATCTCCCGCGAGGCCGATCTCCAGTCTGTCCGCGAGCAGTTGACATCGCTGAGCTCCTATCCCACAGCGCTGCCCTGGGATTGGACCGCCACCTTCGTCGTGCCAGCCGACGATCGCGTCGGTTACATCGAAGCGTTCCTCGAACAGATCGGTGAGCACGCCTTCGCCCTCGGTACTGTCCTGGCGTCGCTGGAATCGGGGGAAGACTACTACCTGGCCTTCGTGACACCGACCGAGTTCGAACAGCTCTCGCGGCTTCTCACCGCACACAGGATGAGCGCTGAAAGCGTGCGGGATGGCCGCTGGACGCGGAGCGTGAGCTGGGAAGAACGCGCAGCGAGCAGCGTGATCAGAGCCTGGGCTATAGCCAACGGCCACAAGGGCAGTGCAGCCCCCGGAGCGGCGATCACGTGGTCGCTCGAGAGCCCCGAGGCACCCGAGGAGGCCGGGCAGGACCGGCCCGCCTGA
- a CDS encoding SMI1/KNR4 family protein — MTHPAPRTFDQVWTRFLHQLGMYSPASAATLQPGATAEQIAHLETVHGFALHPDVRALLEHHNGTVYVDGNAVEGTDFLPMGYMLDSIDRILAGHEWRTTFSAENRAIGIPEETLYGHAHQWVPIAHSIDAGILFVEHRPGPTYGHVIELGIGSGAFEGTLWANTLLEFFDALTHSLDTRTPFHDQTPGVRESNLTEEIYLHWDWDE; from the coding sequence ATGACCCATCCGGCTCCGCGTACCTTCGACCAGGTTTGGACTCGTTTCCTGCATCAGCTCGGCATGTACTCGCCCGCCTCCGCCGCGACCCTGCAACCCGGCGCCACCGCCGAACAGATCGCGCACCTGGAAACTGTCCACGGTTTCGCGCTGCACCCCGACGTCCGGGCGCTGCTCGAACATCACAACGGCACCGTGTATGTCGACGGGAATGCCGTAGAAGGCACCGACTTCCTGCCGATGGGGTACATGCTCGACTCGATCGACCGGATCCTCGCCGGTCACGAATGGCGAACCACCTTCAGCGCCGAGAATCGAGCAATAGGCATTCCCGAGGAGACTCTCTACGGCCATGCCCACCAATGGGTTCCGATCGCTCACTCCATCGACGCCGGTATCTTGTTCGTCGAGCACCGCCCCGGACCGACCTACGGTCACGTCATCGAATTGGGTATCGGCTCGGGCGCTTTCGAAGGCACCCTGTGGGCCAACACGCTGCTCGAATTCTTCGACGCCCTCACACACTCCCTCGACACCCGCACCCCCTTTCACGACCAGACCCCCGGCGTGCGGGAGTCGAACCTCACCGAGGAGATCTATTTGCACTGGGACTGGGACGAGTGA
- a CDS encoding MFS transporter, whose translation MIETQHAAEPVTLQTNRWWAVVAVAIGTFLLVTAEQLPIGLLSPTGEALRVSAGMAGLMVTVASIVAAVAAPVVPLVIGRLDRRVLLIVLMGLMTAANAISAVAPNFGVMLVSRVLVGIAIGGFWAVAAGLAVRLVTEAAVPKATAVIFGGVGAANVLGVPLGTALGGFAGWRLAFGALSVLALLVSVVLIAVLPPLVATEPVSLRQLGEQFRNPGARAGILATFLLVTGHFAAYTFIGPIVQQLSRIGAEFVGPLLLGFGVAGIVGNFVAGAAIGRAMRPTVLGIAAGLAGLVLLYPLLGEGPTSGVLLVLGWGLIFGGASVSLQTWMIKAAPTAVEAASALWVAVFNLAIGLGALLGGVVVDHLALPAVLIFAGALLILAALAIWTTRDFDADPTSPPVNP comes from the coding sequence TTGATCGAGACACAACACGCGGCTGAACCGGTCACACTTCAGACGAATCGCTGGTGGGCCGTAGTAGCGGTGGCGATCGGGACGTTCTTGCTGGTGACGGCCGAGCAACTGCCGATCGGATTGTTGTCCCCGACCGGGGAAGCGCTGCGCGTCTCCGCGGGTATGGCCGGGCTGATGGTGACCGTGGCCAGCATCGTGGCCGCTGTGGCGGCACCGGTGGTTCCGCTGGTGATCGGACGGCTTGACCGCCGGGTACTGCTGATCGTCCTGATGGGGCTGATGACCGCCGCCAATGCGATATCCGCGGTGGCGCCGAACTTCGGGGTCATGCTGGTTTCCAGAGTGCTGGTCGGCATCGCGATCGGCGGGTTCTGGGCGGTGGCCGCGGGGTTGGCGGTGCGGTTGGTGACCGAGGCGGCGGTACCGAAAGCCACGGCGGTCATCTTCGGAGGGGTCGGCGCGGCGAATGTCCTCGGTGTCCCGCTCGGGACAGCACTCGGCGGGTTCGCAGGCTGGCGTCTGGCATTTGGGGCACTCAGCGTTCTGGCGCTATTGGTCTCCGTGGTCCTGATCGCGGTCCTGCCGCCGCTGGTCGCCACTGAGCCGGTCAGCCTTCGCCAGCTCGGCGAACAGTTCCGCAACCCCGGCGCCCGAGCGGGCATCCTGGCCACATTCCTCCTCGTGACCGGACACTTCGCGGCCTATACCTTCATCGGGCCGATCGTGCAGCAACTATCCAGAATCGGCGCCGAGTTCGTCGGTCCGCTGCTGCTGGGCTTCGGCGTGGCGGGCATTGTCGGAAATTTTGTCGCCGGCGCAGCCATCGGGCGAGCCATGCGACCGACCGTGCTCGGGATCGCCGCAGGCCTGGCGGGGCTGGTGCTGCTCTACCCACTGCTCGGCGAAGGCCCGACCAGTGGGGTGCTGCTGGTGCTCGGGTGGGGACTGATTTTCGGCGGCGCGTCGGTCAGCCTGCAGACCTGGATGATCAAGGCGGCACCCACCGCGGTGGAAGCCGCCTCCGCCCTCTGGGTCGCGGTATTCAACCTGGCCATCGGCCTCGGCGCACTGCTCGGTGGCGTGGTCGTCGACCACCTCGCCCTACCCGCGGTACTGATATTCGCCGGCGCGCTACTTATCTTGGCTGCACTGGCCATCTGGACGACCCGTGACTTCGACGCCGACCCCACCTCGCCACCGGTCAACCCTTGA
- a CDS encoding TetR/AcrR family transcriptional regulator has protein sequence MPRPREFDEQEVVAKAVSVFRRRGYHATSVRDLGEELGLKSSSLYRTFTDKHTLFLRALDHYRAHDSAASRDRLEAPGTCRDVLRDWMIWMISGAADADVADGCFVVNTATELGATDTDVRQRIEAAFDATRDTLAAVLRRGRTAGELPAALDIDAAVESLFTTVLGLRVRERAGHDQARLVTAIDFALDALHLAPNKGSGSDPLSPQVT, from the coding sequence GTGCCAAGACCGCGAGAATTCGACGAGCAAGAGGTGGTCGCCAAGGCTGTCTCCGTGTTCCGGCGTCGCGGCTATCACGCCACCTCGGTCCGTGACCTGGGCGAGGAACTCGGCCTGAAATCCAGCAGCCTGTATCGGACCTTCACCGACAAGCACACGCTGTTCCTGCGCGCGCTCGACCACTACCGCGCACACGACTCGGCCGCATCCCGCGACCGTCTCGAAGCTCCGGGTACGTGCCGGGATGTGTTGCGCGACTGGATGATCTGGATGATCAGCGGTGCGGCCGACGCGGATGTCGCCGACGGATGCTTCGTGGTCAACACCGCCACCGAGCTCGGTGCCACCGACACCGACGTGCGACAACGGATCGAAGCCGCCTTCGATGCCACCCGTGACACACTCGCCGCGGTCCTGCGCCGCGGGCGCACGGCGGGCGAGCTGCCAGCCGCCCTCGATATCGACGCCGCGGTCGAATCCCTGTTCACCACCGTCCTGGGGCTACGAGTCAGGGAGCGCGCCGGGCACGACCAGGCCAGGCTGGTCACCGCAATAGATTTCGCACTCGATGCCCTCCATCTGGCGCCGAACAA